From the Solibacillus sp. FSL R5-0449 genome, one window contains:
- the queA gene encoding tRNA preQ1(34) S-adenosylmethionine ribosyltransferase-isomerase QueA, with protein MKVEDFDFYLPEELIAQTPLLDRTASRLMVVNPNSLEVEHHTFGHILDELNAGDCLVLNDTRVLPARLMGVKADTGANIELLLLKQTNEDEWETLVKPAKRVKIGTVVTFGDGLLTATCTGELEHGGRTFKFTYDGIFYEILDQLGEMPLPPYIREKLDDQDRYQTVFAKERGSAAAPTAGLHFTQPLLEAIKAKGVEVVFITLHVGLGTFRPVSVDSIEDHDMHSEFYSVTEEAAAVIERVKQAGGKVISVGTTSTRTLETVASRNDGKIVASQGWTNIFIYPGYEYKAIDGLITNFHLPKSTLVMLVSALASKETIMNAYEQAVKEKYRFFSFGDAMFIRPAK; from the coding sequence GTGAAAGTAGAAGATTTTGATTTTTATTTACCAGAAGAATTAATTGCCCAAACACCATTGTTGGACCGTACAGCGAGTCGTCTAATGGTAGTAAATCCAAACTCATTGGAAGTGGAGCATCACACATTCGGTCATATTTTGGATGAGTTAAATGCCGGAGATTGTTTAGTATTGAATGATACACGCGTATTGCCGGCACGCTTAATGGGTGTTAAAGCTGATACGGGTGCGAACATTGAATTATTGCTGTTAAAACAGACAAATGAAGATGAGTGGGAGACACTAGTAAAGCCAGCGAAGCGTGTGAAAATAGGCACTGTCGTGACATTTGGTGACGGACTATTGACGGCGACTTGTACAGGTGAGCTTGAGCACGGCGGCCGTACATTCAAATTCACATACGACGGGATCTTTTATGAGATTTTAGATCAGCTTGGTGAAATGCCGTTACCGCCATATATCCGTGAAAAGTTGGATGACCAAGATCGTTATCAAACGGTATTTGCGAAAGAGCGCGGGTCTGCAGCTGCACCAACAGCGGGTCTGCATTTTACACAACCTTTACTTGAGGCGATTAAAGCAAAAGGTGTTGAAGTTGTATTTATTACATTGCACGTAGGTCTTGGCACATTCCGTCCTGTGAGTGTGGATTCGATTGAGGACCATGATATGCACTCTGAATTTTACAGTGTGACAGAAGAGGCAGCTGCTGTAATCGAACGTGTTAAACAAGCGGGGGGCAAGGTGATCTCGGTAGGGACAACTTCCACTCGTACACTTGAAACGGTTGCATCGAGAAATGATGGGAAAATTGTCGCTTCTCAGGGATGGACAAATATTTTCATTTATCCGGGTTATGAATATAAAGCAATCGATGGACTCATTACAAACTTCCATTTACCGAAGTCGACATTAGTCATGCTTGTCAGCGCACTTGCATCGAAAGAAACAATAATGAACGCCTATGAACAAGCGGTTAAGGAAAAATACCGATTCTTCAGCTTTGGCGATGCCATGTTTATCCGCCCGGCTAAGTAA
- a CDS encoding DUF421 domain-containing protein → MEDYTLIIFRTIVLYIILLIVFRLMGKREVGELSIVDLAIFVLMGEIAAIALDDYDRQFFKAVLPIILLFLIQYLNSWLILKNKKLRDFIEGDPSLVIRDGFICEVEMKKQRYNLDDLLQQLREQGVCSVQDVAYAFLEQSGKLSIYQKNSGGFILPLIMDGYVDKRHLRIIGKDEEWLVRELLVNGYPNIRDIFYCSYEDGKWFVQLRARKNGT, encoded by the coding sequence TTGGAAGATTATACATTAATTATATTTCGAACAATTGTTTTGTATATTATTTTACTCATTGTTTTCCGTCTGATGGGCAAACGTGAAGTTGGTGAACTCAGTATTGTGGATTTGGCGATATTCGTGTTGATGGGTGAAATAGCTGCAATTGCTTTGGACGACTATGACCGGCAGTTCTTTAAAGCCGTTTTGCCTATTATTTTATTGTTTTTAATTCAATACTTAAACTCATGGCTTATATTAAAAAATAAAAAATTACGTGACTTTATTGAAGGCGATCCCTCTCTTGTTATCCGCGATGGATTCATATGTGAAGTAGAAATGAAAAAGCAACGCTACAATCTTGATGACCTACTCCAGCAATTACGTGAACAAGGAGTTTGTTCTGTTCAGGATGTTGCCTACGCTTTTTTGGAACAATCCGGAAAGCTATCGATTTATCAAAAAAATTCTGGCGGGTTTATATTGCCCCTCATTATGGATGGCTATGTTGACAAAAGACACTTGAGAATTATTGGTAAGGATGAAGAATGGCTCGTTCGCGAATTACTGGTTAATGGCTATCCGAATATACGGGATATTTTTTACTGCAGCTATGAAGACGGAAAGTGGTTTGTCCAATTACGAGCGCGAAAAAATGGAACGTAG
- the ruvA gene encoding Holliday junction branch migration protein RuvA: MYDYLKGQVTRVTPEYIVLEQQGIGWMLYTPNPFAFRTSASEQQIYVSLQVREDAQNLYGFNSLEQRELFKKLIQVSGIGPKGALAILASGNPTSVIQAIEMEDEAFLIRFPGVGKKTARQMILDLKGKLDMLLDHVELPSAENELPLFGVNPNEHELQEAMLALMALGYSEKELDKIRPQLSEDEKLTTTDAYIKQALKLLLKLK; the protein is encoded by the coding sequence ATGTATGATTATTTAAAAGGACAGGTTACTAGGGTTACCCCGGAATATATTGTATTGGAGCAGCAAGGGATAGGCTGGATGCTGTATACACCAAATCCATTTGCATTCCGTACGTCTGCAAGTGAACAGCAGATCTATGTGTCATTGCAAGTACGTGAAGATGCACAAAATCTATATGGGTTCAATAGTTTGGAGCAACGTGAATTATTTAAAAAACTGATTCAAGTATCAGGCATCGGACCAAAAGGCGCGCTTGCTATTTTAGCGAGCGGAAATCCGACTTCAGTCATCCAGGCAATTGAAATGGAAGATGAAGCATTTTTAATCCGTTTCCCGGGTGTCGGGAAGAAAACAGCACGTCAAATGATTCTCGATTTGAAGGGGAAACTGGATATGCTGCTTGATCACGTCGAGTTACCGAGCGCGGAAAATGAGCTGCCGTTGTTCGGAGTGAATCCGAATGAACATGAATTGCAGGAAGCGATGCTGGCACTTATGGCATTAGGCTATTCAGAAAAAGAATTAGATAAGATCAGACCGCAATTAAGTGAAGATGAAAAGTTAACGACAACAGACGCCTATATTAAGCAGGCTCTGAAGCTGTTGTTGAAATTGAAATAA
- the tgt gene encoding tRNA guanosine(34) transglycosylase Tgt has translation MTETTKQPPIRYELIKTCAQTGARLGIVHTPHGSFETPTFMPVGTQATVKAMSPEELKEMNAGIILSNTYHLWLRPGNDIVKEAGGLHKFMNWDRPILTDSGGFQVFSLSKFRKIEEEGVHFRNHLNGDKLFLSPEKAMEIQNDLGSDIMMAFDECPPFPATYEYMEASVDRTTRWAKRCKEAHQRPDEQGLFGIIQGGEYEELRRKSAEALVELDFPGYAIGGLSVGEPKDIMNKVLDFTAPMMPADKPRYLMGVGSPDSLIDGAIRGIDMFDCVLPTRIARNGTLMTSEGRMVIKNAKYAKDFTPIDENCDCYTCKNYTRAYVRHLLRTEETFGLRLTSYHNLRFLIKLMEDVRQAIREDRLGDFKEEFFEKYGYNKPNAKNF, from the coding sequence ATGACTGAAACAACAAAACAACCACCAATTCGTTATGAATTGATTAAAACATGTGCACAGACGGGTGCACGATTAGGTATTGTCCATACTCCGCACGGTTCATTTGAAACACCGACATTCATGCCGGTTGGTACACAAGCGACAGTAAAAGCAATGAGCCCTGAAGAATTAAAAGAAATGAATGCAGGAATTATCCTTTCAAACACATATCATCTATGGCTTCGTCCAGGGAATGATATTGTGAAAGAAGCAGGCGGGCTGCATAAATTCATGAACTGGGACCGTCCAATTTTAACGGATTCAGGCGGATTCCAAGTATTCTCATTATCTAAATTCCGTAAAATCGAAGAAGAAGGCGTTCATTTCCGTAACCATTTAAATGGAGACAAGCTGTTTTTATCACCGGAAAAAGCAATGGAAATTCAAAACGACTTAGGTTCTGATATTATGATGGCGTTTGATGAATGTCCTCCATTCCCGGCGACATATGAATATATGGAAGCATCTGTTGACCGTACAACACGTTGGGCAAAACGTTGTAAAGAAGCACACCAACGTCCTGACGAGCAAGGACTGTTCGGTATTATTCAAGGCGGAGAATATGAAGAGCTGCGCCGTAAATCGGCTGAAGCTTTAGTAGAGCTTGATTTCCCGGGTTATGCAATCGGCGGTTTATCAGTTGGTGAGCCGAAAGATATTATGAACAAAGTATTGGACTTTACTGCACCAATGATGCCGGCCGATAAACCACGCTATTTAATGGGTGTCGGTTCACCGGACTCTTTAATCGATGGAGCCATCCGCGGTATCGATATGTTTGACTGTGTATTACCAACACGTATCGCACGTAACGGTACATTAATGACATCTGAAGGACGTATGGTCATCAAAAATGCAAAATACGCAAAAGACTTTACGCCAATCGATGAGAATTGTGATTGTTATACTTGTAAAAACTATACTCGTGCATATGTGCGTCATTTATTACGTACGGAAGAAACGTTCGGTTTACGTTTAACTTCATACCATAACCTGCGCTTCCTTATTAAGTTAATGGAAGATGTACGTCAGGCGATCCGTGAAGACCGTCTTGGTGATTTCAAAGAAGAGTTCTTTGAAAAGTACGGCTACAATAAACCAAATGCTAAAAACTTCTAA
- the yajC gene encoding preprotein translocase subunit YajC, with translation MEGLVQFLPIIVMFVAMWFILIRPAQKRQKATATMQNSLKRGDKVVTVGGLHGEVDAIEDTTVYLIVDGNTRLKFERQAIGRVESV, from the coding sequence ATGGAAGGTTTAGTACAATTTTTACCGATTATCGTAATGTTCGTTGCGATGTGGTTCATTTTAATTCGTCCAGCACAAAAACGTCAAAAAGCAACCGCTACAATGCAAAACAGCTTAAAACGTGGGGATAAAGTAGTTACTGTAGGTGGCTTACACGGAGAAGTTGATGCAATTGAAGATACGACTGTTTATTTAATTGTTGACGGGAATACTCGTTTAAAATTCGAACGCCAAGCAATTGGTCGTGTAGAATCAGTTTAA
- a CDS encoding polysaccharide biosynthesis protein, which yields MFVIFISKCLGFLYRMQFMRIAGEEAVGLYMTAYPTFIFFISLIQLGIPIAISKLIAEYHAKRKTEHVTSVMKTAIKISAISIILFSPFIYFAIPYIAKVLLHNENLIFTLYISLFTIPIVIFSSLIKAYLQGLAKIAPTAWAQLLEQLVRIGLIVVLLPYFISESPAMTAAAAMGITAIGEIFSLLFLAIFYKRSSKMFKKGSTGTSFTKPIFNIALPSAGSKLFGTFTWFLEPIIFLKALTVSGLAAGAATTLYGIISGVHIPLLLFPAFIPAALAIVLIPAVSSALASNNYTLLNKRITHSLRLSSLIGCMAATVFFIHGDELTMVLFHLEENRGYMKILAPIFYFYYIQSPLHSILQALDEAQAAMMNSIYGGIGKLFLLFFLASQPAIQEKGAIIAIGFGVLITSFLHIASIKQQKKINVGFRFFVLPYGIFILTSFVQPIIAAGMPLMISVAITIGFVLLLLFITKQIRFNDFQYLRSIFSRS from the coding sequence TGTTTGTCATATTTATTTCAAAATGTCTTGGGTTTTTGTACCGAATGCAGTTTATGCGTATTGCCGGGGAGGAAGCGGTCGGACTCTATATGACGGCTTATCCCACATTTATATTTTTCATTTCGCTTATTCAATTAGGTATTCCGATTGCGATCTCGAAGCTGATTGCAGAATACCATGCGAAACGAAAAACAGAACATGTTACATCCGTAATGAAAACAGCAATCAAAATTTCGGCCATTTCCATTATTTTATTTAGTCCATTCATTTATTTTGCAATTCCTTATATTGCAAAAGTGCTTTTACATAATGAAAACCTTATTTTCACACTTTATATTAGCCTTTTCACAATTCCAATCGTAATCTTTTCAAGCTTAATAAAAGCATATTTGCAAGGTTTAGCAAAAATTGCCCCTACTGCATGGGCACAACTTCTTGAGCAACTTGTACGGATTGGCCTCATTGTCGTCTTATTGCCTTATTTCATTTCGGAATCGCCTGCAATGACTGCCGCAGCCGCTATGGGAATAACAGCAATTGGTGAGATTTTCTCGTTACTGTTTTTGGCGATTTTTTATAAACGCTCGAGTAAAATGTTCAAAAAGGGGTCGACAGGCACTTCCTTTACAAAACCGATTTTTAACATTGCATTGCCTTCAGCCGGCAGTAAGTTGTTCGGGACCTTTACATGGTTTTTGGAACCGATCATTTTCTTAAAAGCACTGACGGTTTCAGGTTTGGCTGCAGGAGCCGCTACTACATTGTACGGAATTATTTCCGGGGTGCATATACCATTACTGCTGTTCCCGGCTTTCATACCTGCTGCATTGGCAATCGTACTGATTCCTGCAGTAAGTAGCGCACTGGCGAGCAATAATTACACATTGCTGAATAAACGGATCACCCATTCATTACGGTTATCTTCATTAATCGGCTGTATGGCCGCTACTGTGTTTTTCATACACGGCGATGAGTTGACAATGGTGCTGTTTCACCTTGAGGAAAATCGTGGGTATATGAAAATATTGGCACCTATTTTTTATTTTTACTATATTCAGAGTCCGCTTCACTCCATTTTACAAGCTTTGGATGAAGCCCAGGCTGCCATGATGAATTCTATTTATGGTGGTATAGGAAAACTGTTTTTACTGTTCTTCCTTGCCTCACAACCAGCCATTCAGGAAAAAGGCGCGATTATTGCAATCGGCTTTGGTGTTCTTATCACATCCTTTTTACACATCGCTTCAATTAAACAGCAAAAGAAAATCAATGTCGGTTTCAGATTTTTCGTTCTGCCATACGGAATTTTTATCCTCACGTCGTTTGTACAGCCGATCATTGCTGCCGGAATGCCGCTTATGATCAGCGTTGCAATTACAATCGGGTTTGTCTTGCTGTTACTTTTCATTACAAAACAAATTCGTTTCAATGATTTCCAGTATCTACGTTCCATTTTTTCGCGCTCGTAA
- the ruvB gene encoding Holliday junction branch migration DNA helicase RuvB encodes MSDRVLSGEATDAEEQFELSLRPQRLAQYIGQDKVKENLKIFIEAAKLRQESLDHVLLYGPPGLGKTTLAIVIANEMDVNVKMTSGPAIERPGDLAAILSSLEAGDVLFIDEIHRLPRAIEEVLYSAMEDYCLDIVVGKGPEARSIRLELPPFTLVGATTRAGALSAPLRDRFGVLSRLEYYDEQSLAEIVIRSGELFGVQLDKHAAFEIARRSRGTPRIANRLLKRVRDYAQVLADGIVSTSLAEQALELLQVDPRGLDHIDHKLMQSMIERFGGGPVGLDALAASIGEERITIEDVYEPYLLQIGFIQRTPRGRIATNLCYDHFGYPPTQNE; translated from the coding sequence ATGTCAGACCGTGTACTTTCTGGTGAAGCAACAGATGCCGAAGAGCAGTTTGAGCTTTCTTTAAGACCGCAACGTCTAGCGCAATACATAGGTCAGGATAAAGTAAAGGAAAACCTGAAAATCTTTATCGAGGCCGCTAAGCTACGTCAGGAAAGTCTTGACCATGTTCTCCTTTATGGACCACCAGGTTTAGGTAAGACGACGTTAGCAATCGTTATTGCCAATGAGATGGATGTAAATGTGAAAATGACGAGCGGTCCTGCGATTGAGCGGCCTGGCGATCTAGCAGCGATTTTAAGCTCCCTTGAAGCAGGGGATGTACTTTTTATCGATGAAATTCATCGCCTGCCTAGAGCGATAGAAGAGGTGCTCTATTCGGCGATGGAAGATTACTGTCTTGATATCGTTGTCGGAAAAGGTCCTGAAGCCCGTTCGATCCGATTGGAATTGCCGCCATTTACTCTTGTCGGTGCAACAACGAGAGCTGGCGCTTTATCTGCTCCGCTTCGTGACCGTTTTGGTGTATTATCCCGCCTGGAATATTATGATGAACAGTCACTCGCTGAAATTGTTATCCGGTCCGGTGAATTGTTTGGTGTTCAACTCGATAAGCATGCCGCATTTGAAATTGCACGCAGATCCCGAGGGACACCTCGTATTGCAAACCGATTGTTAAAAAGGGTCCGGGACTACGCCCAAGTACTGGCAGATGGCATTGTTTCCACAAGTCTGGCTGAACAGGCACTGGAACTGCTGCAAGTTGACCCTCGTGGACTGGATCATATCGATCATAAGCTGATGCAGTCAATGATTGAACGATTCGGCGGCGGACCTGTCGGATTGGATGCATTAGCGGCATCAATCGGGGAAGAGCGCATTACGATTGAAGATGTATATGAACCATATTTACTGCAAATCGGATTTATCCAACGAACACCACGCGGCCGAATTGCGACAAATCTATGTTACGACCATTTCGGTTACCCGCCGACACAAAATGAATAG